Proteins found in one Vallitalea guaymasensis genomic segment:
- a CDS encoding AraC family transcriptional regulator has protein sequence MVNDIQTKIIELISDDTYRVKVINAGIYMFPSRYYYASHNHKDYEINYVTKGSCIMDIDNECIQLKEGDCIIINPRANHCFMVDIKGTCRITQLEISINVNQELAKNFSFLSSRENYHKIRNCSKINLLLEQISRDFRCLNEDHTMEALLNLTLAQLYIILSNCIDNKSESTYSKTNSNNKINKMLDYIKNNSDEDIIIEELSLRFGISSRYVRKYFSEKLGIKCSEYINMIRINKAKELLWETGYSITKISAITGFNSSQYFCKVFKKQVGISPVSYRNMWINNRKEEDNE, from the coding sequence ATGGTTAACGATATACAGACAAAAATCATTGAATTAATAAGTGATGACACCTATAGAGTCAAAGTCATCAACGCTGGAATATATATGTTTCCTTCCCGCTATTATTATGCAAGCCACAATCATAAGGATTATGAAATCAACTATGTAACAAAGGGCAGCTGTATTATGGATATTGACAATGAGTGTATACAGTTGAAAGAAGGAGATTGCATAATAATAAATCCAAGGGCTAACCATTGTTTTATGGTGGATATAAAAGGAACATGCAGAATAACACAACTGGAAATAAGTATAAATGTTAACCAAGAACTTGCTAAGAATTTTTCTTTTCTAAGCTCAAGAGAAAACTATCACAAAATAAGGAATTGTTCAAAGATAAACTTGTTGTTAGAGCAGATTTCAAGAGATTTTCGTTGCCTAAATGAAGACCATACTATGGAGGCTCTTTTGAATCTTACACTAGCACAATTATATATAATATTGTCAAACTGCATAGATAATAAATCAGAATCAACATATAGTAAAACTAATAGTAATAATAAAATTAATAAGATGCTTGATTATATCAAGAACAATAGTGACGAAGATATCATCATAGAGGAACTGTCATTAAGATTTGGTATCAGTTCAAGGTATGTAAGAAAATATTTTTCAGAGAAATTAGGAATAAAATGTTCAGAGTACATTAACATGATTAGAATTAACAAGGCTAAGGAGCTTTTATGGGAGACAGGGTATTCTATTACTAAAATTAGTGCCATAACAGGCTTTAATAGTTCTCAATACTTTTGTAAGGTGTTCAAAAAACAAGTAGGAATTTCTCCAGTATCCTATAGAAACATGTGGATCAATAATCGGAAGGAAGAAGATAATGAATAG
- a CDS encoding glycoside hydrolase family 2 protein: MNRVQNIINPLPQKIAGVKEPVICLNSETGWQFLFETIDDIPSLTSDNRDYDFTKLDSKDWNCVIVPGELAMQGYDIDNNNEYYYKTTVKIPKDYNGKEVFLRFDGVYSNARVWINNAYIRSHVGGFTTWYCYITDTVEAGEEITIVVGIADLEGNSTGLYNADKSTNQRDSSWASFYAHHNICGILRNVFLVAYEKCHITDCYCQTSFEDNYNTGILELEISLNKVSTDCKIVIDLRDRSGKSVANGEMNYKNETKESITLKIDSPNKWDSEHPYLYTLVMSLYLDGEEIQQNCRNIGFREIFFNGKNNTDHNKIYINGDEVKLRGVCRHDVSYKLGRSMTREELFREIEDYKKCNINFIRTSHYPASEDLLDACDELGVYVEQENAICFQGANDCEIYCKPEEYLSQGTEMIQRDCSRTSIIIWSLGNESSYEKTKGFKLEYDYIKEVDKTRPIIFSYPFTLKSCPLPFDIISKHYEQVYQKNFLGHVSMPVLHDEFAHVNCYDLNRQKYDSNVRNYWGKSIKDGWENIYDTDGALGCAIWVAGDDVFFLPENVKKRWQNHSVAHATGYGEWGCIHDVFMRIKPEAYLTKKAFTPVRIDIEKCLYMDKKLIIPVKNRFNHTNLNELIIKYKVDNDEYQKVDNVLDINPKETGYIEIDGIIKGAEILLEFYDHQNELLDVYKIPTMVKDIPVCKEKKVLIPCIEDSDKYINASTENMIVSINKAEGSIEKAAIDGETLITGGPYLNISGFDALEENGKVTKIYSYYGDDCATVLIYKSYREECDVNYIVKIYSDNRIETSYCYEVLNQKLKLDKIGEIGIQYDIPNSADKVTWQKEGLYSIYPDYHIGRLSGTASKKPICEERYGEKPFCKWEESSKNFMVFTNDENSKEMFTNDFKALRENIYFYQVAFEDRKSSIKVESKGQLAVNIINGDESYKLNINNLWAYPELNYNCNWGNDSGRDIALASGSVGSSVIRLTKE; the protein is encoded by the coding sequence ATGAATAGAGTACAAAACATAATTAATCCATTACCACAGAAAATTGCAGGTGTCAAAGAACCAGTTATCTGTCTTAATTCAGAAACCGGTTGGCAGTTCCTTTTTGAAACAATAGATGATATACCAAGTCTAACTTCTGATAATAGAGATTATGATTTTACTAAGTTGGATTCAAAAGATTGGAATTGTGTCATAGTTCCCGGTGAACTTGCTATGCAAGGTTATGATATTGACAATAACAATGAATACTATTATAAAACAACAGTTAAGATTCCAAAGGATTATAATGGCAAAGAAGTATTTTTGAGATTTGATGGTGTTTATTCCAATGCTAGAGTCTGGATTAATAATGCATATATTAGAAGTCATGTAGGTGGTTTTACAACATGGTATTGTTATATAACTGATACAGTAGAAGCAGGCGAGGAAATTACTATAGTTGTTGGTATTGCTGATTTAGAAGGAAACAGTACTGGTTTATATAATGCTGATAAGAGTACCAATCAAAGGGATTCTTCATGGGCAAGTTTTTACGCACATCACAATATATGTGGTATCTTGAGAAATGTCTTTCTAGTTGCATATGAAAAATGTCATATCACAGATTGTTATTGCCAAACAAGTTTTGAAGATAATTATAATACGGGTATTCTTGAACTTGAAATTTCCCTTAATAAGGTATCAACAGATTGTAAAATAGTTATTGACTTAAGAGATAGAAGTGGTAAGAGTGTTGCAAATGGTGAAATGAATTATAAGAATGAAACTAAGGAAAGTATCACCTTAAAGATTGATTCTCCTAATAAATGGGATAGTGAGCACCCATACTTATACACTCTTGTTATGTCTCTATACCTTGACGGAGAAGAAATACAACAAAATTGTAGGAATATAGGATTCAGAGAGATCTTTTTTAATGGTAAGAATAATACCGATCATAATAAGATCTACATTAATGGAGATGAAGTCAAATTAAGAGGTGTATGTAGACATGATGTCTCTTATAAGTTAGGGAGAAGTATGACTCGTGAAGAGTTATTCAGGGAAATAGAAGATTACAAAAAGTGTAATATCAACTTCATAAGAACAAGTCATTATCCTGCATCAGAAGATTTGCTTGATGCCTGTGATGAGTTAGGTGTATATGTAGAACAGGAAAACGCTATATGCTTCCAAGGTGCCAATGACTGCGAGATATATTGTAAACCTGAAGAATATCTTTCACAGGGTACTGAAATGATACAAAGAGATTGTAGTAGAACATCTATAATCATATGGTCCTTGGGTAATGAATCTAGTTATGAAAAAACAAAGGGTTTTAAATTAGAATATGACTACATAAAAGAAGTTGATAAAACAAGACCCATAATCTTCAGCTATCCTTTTACCTTAAAAAGCTGTCCCCTTCCTTTTGATATAATAAGTAAGCATTATGAACAAGTGTATCAAAAGAACTTTTTGGGTCATGTAAGTATGCCAGTTCTCCATGATGAATTTGCTCATGTAAATTGTTATGACCTTAATAGGCAGAAATATGATTCTAATGTAAGAAATTACTGGGGTAAAAGTATCAAGGATGGCTGGGAAAACATCTATGATACTGATGGTGCCTTAGGATGTGCAATATGGGTAGCTGGGGATGATGTTTTCTTTTTACCTGAGAATGTCAAGAAAAGATGGCAGAACCATTCGGTAGCACATGCAACAGGTTATGGAGAATGGGGTTGTATCCATGATGTATTCATGAGAATAAAACCAGAAGCTTATCTTACTAAGAAAGCCTTCACACCTGTACGGATTGATATTGAAAAATGCCTTTACATGGATAAAAAGCTTATAATACCAGTTAAAAATAGATTCAATCATACAAACTTGAATGAACTAATTATAAAATATAAAGTTGACAATGATGAATATCAAAAGGTTGATAATGTACTTGATATCAATCCGAAAGAAACAGGATATATAGAGATTGATGGTATTATTAAGGGAGCAGAAATACTTCTAGAGTTTTATGATCATCAAAATGAACTTCTAGATGTATATAAAATACCTACAATGGTAAAAGATATTCCAGTTTGCAAAGAGAAAAAAGTCTTGATTCCTTGTATAGAGGACAGTGACAAATACATAAATGCATCAACTGAAAATATGATAGTCAGTATTAATAAGGCAGAAGGAAGTATTGAAAAAGCTGCTATAGATGGAGAAACCTTAATAACTGGTGGACCATATCTGAATATATCTGGTTTTGATGCACTTGAAGAGAATGGTAAAGTTACTAAGATATATTCTTATTACGGAGATGATTGTGCTACAGTTTTAATTTACAAGAGTTATAGAGAAGAGTGTGATGTTAATTATATCGTTAAAATATATTCCGATAATAGAATAGAGACATCATATTGTTATGAAGTATTAAACCAAAAACTTAAGCTGGATAAGATAGGCGAGATTGGTATACAATATGATATTCCTAATAGTGCAGACAAAGTCACATGGCAGAAAGAAGGATTATATTCAATATATCCTGACTATCATATTGGTAGACTTAGTGGAACAGCTTCCAAAAAGCCCATATGTGAAGAAAGATATGGAGAAAAACCTTTCTGTAAATGGGAAGAAAGTTCCAAGAATTTTATGGTATTCACTAATGACGAGAATTCAAAAGAAATGTTTACTAATGATTTCAAAGCCTTAAGAGAGAATATTTACTTTTATCAAGTTGCATTTGAGGATAGAAAAAGTAGTATCAAGGTAGAATCAAAGGGACAATTAGCCGTTAACATCATAAATGGTGATGAATCCTATAAACTCAATATAAATAATCTATGGGCATATCCAGAACTCAATTATAATTGTAATTGGGGAAATGATAGTGGAAGGGACATAGCACTTGCATCTGGTTCAGTAGGTAGTAGTGTAATTAGACTTACAAAAGAATAA
- a CDS encoding sulfatase family protein, whose product MKKTNILLITSDQQHFNTIGAFNPEIKTPNLDRLVKEGTTFKRAYCPNPTCTPTRSSIITGMYPSQHGAWTLGTKLSEDVHTVGEDFNSAGYKTALVGKAHFQPLASTEEFPSVEAYPILQDLDFWKDFNTNYDTWYGFSHCELARNHTDEGHIGQHYALWLEEKGLNNWKDYFRKPTGILDRRAEGKWDIPEKYHYDSWISERTNALMEEYNNADEPFLLWASFFDPHPDYIVPEPYYSMYDPEELTLPTITLGEHDNNPPHFAMTQYDNADFSIYGESGYGIHGMHTHEKDEKTLRKYLSVYYGMVTMMDKYIGKILDKLDELGIADNTIVLFTTDHGHFIGHHGLSAKGPFLYEDMIKVPYIVRYPHKIPANKSSNALQSLVDIAPTLLSFADIGIPRIMTGKDQKDVWLGKKDSARDHIICEHHHEPTTIHLKTYVDERYKLTVYYNQTYGELFDLEKDPEEINNLWDNPDYTELKMNLMLKYIWAELGKEPMWMPRIAGA is encoded by the coding sequence ATGAAAAAGACTAATATTTTATTGATAACAAGTGACCAACAGCATTTTAATACTATCGGTGCCTTCAATCCTGAGATTAAGACACCTAATCTTGATCGTCTGGTCAAAGAAGGTACAACTTTCAAAAGAGCTTATTGTCCTAATCCTACATGTACCCCTACTCGTTCTTCCATAATAACAGGTATGTATCCTAGCCAGCATGGAGCATGGACATTAGGCACGAAGCTATCAGAGGATGTACATACAGTTGGTGAAGATTTCAACTCAGCTGGATATAAGACTGCCCTAGTAGGTAAAGCACATTTTCAACCCTTAGCTTCCACTGAAGAATTTCCATCAGTAGAAGCATATCCTATTTTACAGGATTTAGATTTTTGGAAAGACTTCAACACCAATTATGATACTTGGTATGGTTTTAGTCATTGTGAACTTGCAAGGAATCATACTGACGAAGGACATATTGGACAGCATTATGCTCTATGGTTAGAAGAAAAAGGACTTAATAATTGGAAAGATTATTTTAGGAAACCTACAGGGATATTAGACCGAAGAGCAGAAGGGAAATGGGATATTCCAGAAAAATATCATTATGACTCATGGATTTCAGAGAGAACCAATGCACTCATGGAAGAGTATAATAATGCTGACGAACCATTTTTGCTATGGGCAAGTTTTTTTGACCCTCATCCTGATTATATTGTTCCTGAACCATATTATTCTATGTATGACCCAGAAGAGTTGACCTTACCAACTATTACGTTGGGTGAGCATGACAATAATCCTCCTCATTTTGCTATGACACAGTATGACAATGCTGATTTTTCCATCTATGGAGAATCTGGTTATGGCATTCATGGAATGCATACTCATGAGAAAGATGAAAAAACGTTGAGAAAATATCTCTCTGTCTATTATGGTATGGTAACAATGATGGATAAGTATATTGGTAAAATCCTAGATAAATTAGATGAATTAGGCATAGCTGATAATACTATTGTTCTATTCACTACTGATCACGGACATTTTATTGGACATCATGGGTTAAGTGCTAAAGGACCTTTTTTGTATGAAGACATGATAAAAGTCCCATATATAGTCAGGTATCCTCATAAGATTCCTGCTAACAAGTCTAGTAATGCTTTACAGAGTTTAGTGGATATTGCACCAACTTTATTAAGTTTTGCTGATATAGGGATTCCTAGAATAATGACTGGTAAAGACCAAAAAGATGTATGGCTTGGCAAAAAAGATTCTGCAAGAGACCATATCATTTGCGAACATCATCATGAACCTACTACTATTCATCTTAAGACCTATGTGGATGAACGTTACAAATTGACAGTTTATTATAATCAGACTTACGGTGAATTATTTGACCTTGAAAAAGACCCTGAAGAAATTAATAATCTATGGGATAACCCTGATTATACAGAGTTGAAAATGAATTTGATGTTGAAGTATATATGGGCTGAACTAGGAAAAGAACCTATGTGGATGCCTAGGATAGCTGGGGCATAA
- a CDS encoding AraC family transcriptional regulator yields MKTDNIMIDELNPYVRKVGKQGFGEWKNNYRKIYDYEWMYCIKGEAYYETKETTHKLKRGTLLLIKPNVPHKFWVERGTKAENIWIHFDFKYRKDVYELDTYVKNNQSSYFQEELPQKNYLRQEYTINNTFILPEIIQIKNKDYIEARYMDILDAFVKHNATWQLMSKANLLLIIKDVLNQIEDDNYFKSFNTVDLPKRIKNYIDEYYFRKITRKEISKYLGYNEDYLGKIFKNKYGCSISSYSNSIKIEKAKEMLDKTDLLITNIAELLGFNDVYYFCKTMKKTTGYSPAGWRKR; encoded by the coding sequence ATGAAAACAGATAATATAATGATTGATGAATTGAACCCTTATGTTAGAAAAGTAGGAAAACAAGGGTTTGGAGAATGGAAGAACAATTATAGAAAAATATACGATTATGAATGGATGTACTGTATTAAAGGCGAAGCTTATTATGAAACAAAAGAAACAACACACAAATTAAAAAGAGGAACCCTACTATTGATAAAACCTAATGTTCCTCATAAATTCTGGGTAGAAAGAGGAACCAAAGCAGAAAATATATGGATACATTTTGATTTCAAGTATAGAAAAGATGTTTATGAGCTGGATACATATGTGAAGAATAACCAGTCCTCATATTTTCAGGAGGAGTTGCCACAGAAAAATTATCTTAGGCAAGAGTATACTATAAATAACACTTTTATATTACCTGAGATTATTCAAATAAAGAATAAGGATTATATTGAAGCAAGGTACATGGACATATTAGATGCCTTTGTCAAACATAATGCTACTTGGCAGTTAATGTCAAAAGCCAATCTTTTATTAATAATCAAAGATGTGCTTAATCAGATTGAAGATGATAATTACTTTAAATCATTTAATACAGTGGATCTGCCAAAACGTATAAAGAATTATATAGATGAGTATTATTTCAGAAAAATAACTAGAAAAGAAATATCAAAATATCTAGGTTATAATGAAGATTACTTAGGGAAAATATTCAAAAATAAATATGGATGCTCAATATCAAGCTATAGTAATTCCATTAAGATAGAAAAAGCAAAAGAAATGCTTGATAAGACAGATCTACTTATAACAAATATAGCTGAATTGTTAGGCTTTAATGATGTATATTATTTTTGTAAAACAATGAAAAAGACGACAGGGTATTCCCCTGCTGGTTGGAGAAAACGATGA
- a CDS encoding SulP family inorganic anion transporter — protein sequence MTLKKLKISPLSSKIMRTEILAGLTVALALVPEAIAFAFVAGVDPLVGLYAAFMVGLITSTFGGRPGMISGATGGLAVVMVHLVSEHGVEYLFAAVILMGVIQIIIGLLKLGKFVRMIPHSVMLGFVNGLAIVIFIAQLAQFKVADTGGKLVWMTGSNLYIMLGLVALTMIIIYTAKKFIKSVPAPLIAIIIVTILVGVFGIQTKTVGDIASVGGGLPKFGIPMVPLTLETLKIILPHSLIFAIIGLIESLMTLTLVDEITETKGDGNKECLGQGFANLVTGFFGGMGGCAMIGQSMINVESGARRRLSGISAGLFLLGFILFGAALIEIIPIAVLVGVMFVVSISTFEWSSFRIAKSIPKSDLCIIILVSVVTVFVDLAIAVISGVIVASLVFAWEKGKRIDIDKHMEGNTRIYALRGALFFGSVRNFIDAFDTANDAKDVVIDFSHARIFDHSAIEAINTVTAKYKKNGKTIHLRNLSTDCFAFIQGSKDIMEVNIIC from the coding sequence ATGACATTAAAGAAATTAAAAATTAGTCCTTTATCTTCAAAGATTATGCGAACGGAAATACTTGCAGGTCTAACAGTAGCCTTAGCACTTGTTCCAGAAGCAATCGCATTTGCATTTGTAGCAGGAGTAGACCCTTTAGTAGGTTTATATGCTGCTTTTATGGTGGGACTTATAACATCAACATTTGGAGGAAGACCTGGAATGATTTCTGGTGCTACAGGTGGACTTGCAGTTGTTATGGTACATCTAGTATCAGAACATGGAGTAGAGTATCTTTTTGCAGCGGTAATTCTCATGGGAGTTATACAGATAATCATTGGATTATTGAAATTAGGGAAATTCGTAAGGATGATTCCCCATTCGGTAATGCTTGGTTTTGTAAATGGACTTGCAATAGTAATATTTATAGCTCAATTAGCCCAATTCAAAGTAGCAGATACGGGTGGTAAGCTGGTTTGGATGACTGGCAGTAATCTTTACATAATGTTGGGATTAGTTGCACTCACAATGATTATTATCTATACTGCTAAAAAATTCATTAAGAGTGTACCTGCACCACTTATAGCGATTATCATTGTAACTATTTTGGTTGGAGTATTTGGAATTCAAACCAAAACCGTTGGAGATATTGCATCAGTTGGAGGTGGGTTGCCAAAGTTTGGGATACCTATGGTGCCATTGACCCTTGAGACATTAAAAATCATTCTACCACACTCATTGATTTTCGCGATCATTGGACTTATTGAATCATTGATGACTTTAACCTTAGTTGATGAAATTACAGAAACTAAAGGGGACGGAAACAAAGAATGTTTAGGTCAAGGATTTGCCAATCTAGTTACTGGATTTTTTGGTGGTATGGGTGGTTGTGCAATGATAGGGCAAAGTATGATAAATGTAGAATCAGGTGCTAGAAGAAGACTTTCGGGGATTTCGGCAGGGTTGTTTTTACTTGGATTCATATTATTTGGAGCCGCACTTATAGAAATAATTCCAATTGCAGTACTTGTAGGAGTTATGTTTGTAGTATCAATCTCAACATTTGAGTGGTCTAGTTTTAGGATTGCAAAAAGTATCCCTAAGAGTGATTTATGTATCATAATCTTAGTTTCAGTAGTTACAGTATTCGTTGATCTAGCCATTGCTGTAATATCAGGCGTGATTGTTGCTTCATTAGTTTTTGCCTGGGAAAAAGGTAAGAGAATTGATATAGACAAACATATGGAAGGTAATACTAGAATATATGCTTTAAGAGGAGCGTTGTTCTTTGGTTCTGTAAGGAATTTTATAGATGCATTTGATACAGCTAATGATGCTAAAGATGTTGTAATAGACTTTAGCCATGCTAGGATATTTGATCATTCTGCAATTGAGGCTATTAATACCGTAACAGCTAAATACAAGAAAAACGGAAAAACCATTCATCTGAGAAATCTGAGTACAGACTGTTTCGCATTTATTCAGGGTTCGAAAGATATTATGGAAGTAAATATTATTTGTTAA
- a CDS encoding PadR family transcriptional regulator, with product MDSNIKKFSPLTEATYYILLALVEPLHGYGIIKKVEEMSNGRVQLAAGTLYGAIKTLLENDLIILIGEDKENKRRKLYQMTEDGRILMNYEIKRLQEMVNNGLQEIGGQL from the coding sequence ATGGATAGTAATATTAAGAAATTTTCACCATTGACTGAAGCTACATACTACATTTTATTAGCATTAGTGGAACCTCTTCATGGATATGGAATAATCAAGAAAGTTGAAGAAATGAGTAATGGAAGAGTACAACTTGCTGCTGGGACATTATATGGAGCCATTAAGACTCTATTGGAAAATGATCTTATCATACTGATTGGTGAAGACAAAGAAAACAAAAGAAGAAAGCTATATCAAATGACAGAAGATGGAAGAATTCTCATGAATTATGAAATTAAGCGTTTACAGGAAATGGTCAATAATGGATTGCAAGAGATTGGAGGTCAATTATGA
- a CDS encoding DUF2812 domain-containing protein, with translation MKKVVRKMFFAWNEEKEKLFLEEMALQGYRLVKVQVGKYTFEEDKPKKVIYQFDFRTFNKDGEEEYLQIHEDAGWNLVYKYSGWYYFSQESNNQEVDLSLFNNNESKRAKYIRLLLFLFITGFPLYYQTLVFFPLLDEWKFEFHSFYFFFRIIALILTGMHIFAVTKILLQYRKLKNNIKE, from the coding sequence ATGAAAAAAGTAGTTAGAAAGATGTTCTTTGCTTGGAATGAAGAAAAAGAAAAATTATTTTTGGAAGAAATGGCTTTACAAGGTTACAGATTAGTCAAGGTACAAGTGGGAAAATATACTTTTGAAGAAGACAAACCTAAGAAAGTGATTTATCAATTTGATTTTAGAACTTTTAACAAAGATGGAGAAGAAGAGTATCTTCAAATACACGAAGATGCAGGTTGGAATCTTGTATATAAGTATAGTGGATGGTATTATTTTTCTCAAGAAAGCAATAATCAAGAGGTGGATTTATCATTATTCAATAATAATGAATCAAAAAGGGCTAAATATATCCGTCTATTACTCTTTTTATTCATAACAGGGTTTCCACTGTATTATCAAACACTTGTGTTTTTTCCTTTGCTGGATGAATGGAAATTTGAATTTCACAGTTTTTATTTTTTCTTCAGGATAATAGCGCTAATATTGACAGGTATGCATATATTCGCAGTAACAAAAATCCTATTGCAGTATAGGAAACTTAAGAATAATATTAAAGAATAA
- a CDS encoding DNA topoisomerase III has translation MGKKLVLAEKPSVARDIAKVLKCTSRKDGYIEGAEYVITWAVGHLITLAEPDDYDEKYKKWRYNLLPIIPEEIQLKPYPNTEKQLKIIERLLNRNDVESIICATDSGREGELIFRYIYNYVGCSKPFSRLWISSMTDVAINEGFSKLKDGSEYDNLYYSAKCRSEADWLVGINATRAYTTSNDVLLSIGRVQTPTLALIVNRKDEIDNFVPKDYIEVYAVFVDDFRAIWFNEKPSDTKIFDKKKADEIAEKIVDKDGVVEKVTKKLKKMPPPLLYDLTELQRDGNKKYGYTAKKVLSLAQNLYEKRKLITYPRTDSRYLSDDMKKKVKSTMRKINVPPYNKAIEPLLKKGELKFNKRIINNSKVTDHHAIIPTDVVPRINNLTKDELNIYNLVVKRFISVFYDYYKYETTEIIFDIEGEKFVSSGKVIVDKGWKALYTATKDDKEQIMPKLKKGDTKKVVDVEKLNKQTTPPKPYTESSLLSAMENAGRFTEDEALKDQLKESGFGTPATRAGIIERLIQVEYIKRKGKTLIPTKKGCQLIKIIPEELKSPETTGKWEKGLTSINKGKMESYRFMESIKRFVVYLVNSASKSKGKVAFERKPIPEDKKKKVKGLGTCPVCEKGKILENSKAFYCSDWRNNCKYKIWKNTLERYGTKTIEKEIVQQLLEKGKIEDYKVTLPQTGEKCIATLVVNNNTGIELKNIKRIEKESKE, from the coding sequence ATGGGGAAGAAACTAGTACTCGCAGAAAAACCATCAGTAGCAAGAGATATAGCTAAGGTATTAAAATGCACATCTCGAAAGGATGGATATATAGAAGGCGCCGAATACGTAATAACTTGGGCTGTTGGTCATTTGATAACTTTAGCAGAACCTGATGATTACGATGAAAAATATAAGAAGTGGAGATATAATCTGCTGCCAATAATTCCAGAAGAAATACAATTAAAACCTTATCCTAATACAGAAAAACAACTTAAGATTATTGAAAGATTATTGAATAGAAATGATGTAGAGTCTATAATATGTGCAACGGATAGTGGGCGAGAAGGAGAACTTATATTCAGGTATATATATAATTATGTTGGATGCAGCAAGCCTTTTTCAAGACTGTGGATATCCAGTATGACAGATGTAGCTATCAATGAAGGCTTTAGCAAGTTAAAAGACGGAAGTGAATACGATAACTTGTATTATAGTGCAAAATGCCGTTCAGAAGCAGATTGGCTTGTAGGAATAAATGCAACAAGAGCCTATACTACAAGCAATGATGTGTTACTTAGTATTGGACGTGTTCAGACACCAACCCTAGCACTGATTGTTAATAGAAAAGATGAGATAGATAATTTTGTACCAAAAGACTATATAGAAGTATATGCAGTGTTTGTTGATGATTTCAGAGCCATATGGTTCAATGAAAAACCATCAGATACTAAAATATTTGATAAGAAGAAAGCCGATGAAATAGCAGAAAAAATAGTTGATAAAGATGGTGTAGTTGAAAAGGTAACTAAAAAGCTTAAGAAGATGCCCCCACCATTACTATATGACCTGACAGAATTGCAAAGGGATGGTAATAAGAAATACGGATATACTGCAAAAAAAGTACTCAGTCTAGCACAGAATCTATATGAAAAGAGAAAGCTGATTACATATCCAAGAACAGACAGCAGATATCTAAGTGACGATATGAAGAAAAAAGTAAAGAGCACCATGAGAAAAATCAATGTGCCTCCTTATAATAAAGCTATTGAACCGTTACTAAAAAAAGGTGAATTAAAATTCAATAAAAGAATAATTAATAATAGTAAGGTAACCGACCACCATGCTATCATTCCAACTGATGTTGTACCTAGAATCAATAATCTTACCAAGGATGAGCTTAATATCTACAATTTAGTTGTCAAAAGGTTTATATCAGTTTTTTATGATTATTATAAATATGAAACAACGGAAATAATATTTGATATTGAAGGAGAAAAATTCGTATCATCTGGTAAAGTCATTGTTGATAAAGGCTGGAAAGCACTGTATACAGCTACCAAAGATGATAAAGAACAGATTATGCCTAAGCTTAAAAAGGGTGATACCAAAAAGGTTGTGGATGTGGAGAAGTTAAATAAGCAAACTACACCACCAAAACCATATACTGAAAGTTCCCTACTAAGTGCTATGGAGAATGCAGGAAGATTTACTGAAGATGAAGCCCTGAAAGATCAATTAAAAGAATCTGGATTCGGAACACCTGCAACGAGAGCAGGAATAATAGAGAGATTGATTCAAGTTGAATACATAAAGAGAAAAGGAAAAACATTGATTCCTACTAAAAAAGGATGTCAGCTTATTAAGATCATCCCAGAAGAATTAAAATCTCCCGAAACAACAGGGAAATGGGAAAAGGGATTAACCAGTATCAATAAAGGTAAAATGGAATCCTACCGCTTTATGGAAAGTATCAAAAGGTTTGTAGTATATCTTGTCAATTCAGCGAGTAAGAGCAAAGGAAAAGTAGCTTTTGAGCGAAAGCCTATTCCAGAGGATAAGAAAAAGAAAGTAAAAGGTCTAGGAACCTGTCCTGTATGTGAAAAGGGTAAAATATTAGAAAATAGTAAAGCTTTTTATTGTAGCGATTGGAGAAATAACTGTAAATATAAGATATGGAAAAATACTTTGGAGAGATACGGTACAAAGACTATTGAAAAAGAAATTGTTCAACAATTGTTAGAAAAGGGTAAGATAGAAGACTACAAAGTCACTCTTCCCCAAACCGGCGAAAAATGTATAGCTACTCTAGTGGTTAATAATAATACAGGAATAGAACTTAAAAATATTAAGAGAATTGAAAAAGAAAGTAAAGAATAG